A single region of the Pontimicrobium sp. SW4 genome encodes:
- the hisS gene encoding histidine--tRNA ligase has protein sequence MAQKPSIPKGTRDFNPEQVAKRNYIFNTIKSSFERFGFQPIETPSFENSDTLMGKYGEEGDRLIFKILNSGDYLSKANENAYNEKDSNKLTPSISEKALRYDLTVPFARYVVQHQNDIVFPFKRYQIQPVWRADRPQKGRFREFYQCDADVVGSTSLWQEVEFVQLYDEVFTNLGLKGTTIKINNRKILSGIAEVIGAQDKLIDFTVALDKLDKIGEEKVKEEMLSKGISEEGISKLQPLFTLKGDFGNQIGSLKTILSTSEIGLRGIEELEFIDKAISTLQLKSALLQLDVTLARGLNYYTGAIFEVSAPEGVQMGSIGGGGRYDDLTGIFGMPNVSGVGISFGLDRIYLVLEELNLFPETVSNKVDVLFINFGDKEALFGLKAIKALREKGFNAELYPDTAKMKKQMTYANRRDIPYVVLVGEEELKNNQYTLKEMSSGEQQKCSLDELLNKVK, from the coding sequence ATGGCACAAAAACCAAGCATTCCAAAAGGGACTAGAGATTTTAATCCAGAGCAAGTTGCAAAACGTAACTACATATTTAATACCATTAAGTCTAGTTTTGAACGTTTTGGATTTCAGCCCATAGAAACACCTAGTTTCGAGAATTCGGATACCTTAATGGGAAAGTATGGGGAAGAAGGAGATAGATTGATTTTTAAGATTTTGAATTCTGGAGATTACTTATCTAAAGCTAATGAAAATGCCTATAATGAGAAGGATTCAAATAAATTAACTCCAAGTATCTCTGAAAAAGCCCTACGTTACGATTTGACTGTGCCATTTGCACGCTACGTCGTACAACACCAAAACGATATTGTATTTCCTTTTAAGCGCTATCAAATTCAACCAGTTTGGAGGGCAGATAGACCACAGAAAGGACGTTTTAGAGAGTTTTATCAATGTGATGCCGATGTGGTTGGTTCTACATCGTTATGGCAAGAGGTGGAGTTTGTGCAACTGTATGATGAAGTATTTACCAACTTAGGATTAAAAGGAACAACCATAAAAATTAATAATCGTAAGATTTTATCTGGAATTGCTGAAGTTATTGGCGCTCAAGATAAATTAATTGATTTTACTGTAGCCCTTGATAAGTTGGATAAAATAGGAGAGGAGAAGGTAAAAGAAGAGATGTTAAGTAAAGGCATTTCTGAAGAAGGTATTTCTAAATTGCAACCTCTGTTTACTTTAAAAGGTGATTTTGGTAACCAAATTGGAAGTTTAAAAACAATTTTAAGTACTTCAGAAATTGGATTGAGAGGAATTGAAGAATTAGAGTTTATAGATAAAGCTATTTCTACTTTACAATTAAAGTCGGCATTATTGCAATTAGATGTCACCCTCGCAAGAGGTCTAAACTATTACACAGGTGCTATATTTGAAGTGTCTGCACCAGAAGGTGTACAAATGGGTTCTATTGGTGGTGGAGGTCGTTACGATGACCTTACTGGCATTTTTGGAATGCCAAATGTGAGTGGCGTTGGTATTAGTTTTGGTTTAGATAGAATTTATTTGGTTCTTGAAGAGTTAAATTTATTTCCGGAAACGGTAAGTAATAAAGTAGATGTGTTATTTATAAATTTTGGAGATAAAGAAGCTTTATTTGGTCTTAAAGCCATTAAGGCTTTAAGAGAAAAAGGCTTTAATGCAGAATTATATCCCGACACAGCAAAAATGAAAAAACAAATGACCTATGCAAACAGAAGAGATATTCCTTATGTTGTTTTGGTAGGTGAGGAGGAACTTAAAAATAATCAATATACCCTTAAGGAAATGAGTTCAGGTGAACAGCAAAAATGCTCGCTTGATGAACTTCTAAATAAAGTTAAATAA
- a CDS encoding DUF6495 family protein — MKYARLSKEQFEELHQEFINFLATQSITADEWKDIKTNKPEVAEQELDVFSDLVWEGVLTKAEYLENISPQHIYLFHLAEAQIELIGLKVTNTAIDLTTREGFSWLRENLMDDTVELFQAKKEYSDDKQLDKFALIQQGSVITKGDLFKYFDKLVH; from the coding sequence ATGAAGTACGCGAGATTATCCAAAGAACAATTTGAAGAACTACACCAAGAATTCATAAACTTTTTAGCGACACAGTCTATTACAGCAGACGAGTGGAAAGATATTAAAACTAATAAACCAGAAGTTGCTGAACAAGAATTAGACGTTTTTAGCGATTTAGTTTGGGAAGGTGTACTAACCAAAGCCGAATATTTAGAAAATATATCACCACAGCATATATATCTATTTCATTTAGCTGAAGCTCAAATAGAGTTAATTGGTTTAAAAGTTACTAATACAGCTATAGATTTAACCACTAGAGAAGGGTTTTCGTGGTTGCGTGAAAATTTAATGGATGATACAGTGGAGCTCTTTCAGGCAAAAAAAGAGTACTCTGATGATAAGCAACTAGATAAGTTTGCTTTAATACAGCAAGGGTCAGTTATTACAAAAGGCGATTTGTTTAAGTATTTTGATAAGTTGGTACATTAA